In Pantoea cypripedii, the following proteins share a genomic window:
- a CDS encoding pirin family protein — protein sequence MMTTRCASACGQADFGWLQARYSFSFGHYFDPKLMGYASLRVLNQEVLAPGAAFQPRTYPQVDVLNLVLQGEAEYRDSDGNHIIARAGEALLLSARQGVSYSEINLSKDQPLTRMQLWLSACPERENPLLQKMALPEQTAFLLASPDGAEGSLQLRQQVWVHQVTLAPGEQHSVKLHGPRAYLQSIHGSLDVLASSNHQEKLSCGDGAFLAEEQQITLQAKTPLRALVIDIPV from the coding sequence ATGATGACAACCCGCTGCGCGTCAGCATGTGGCCAGGCCGATTTCGGTTGGTTGCAGGCGCGATACAGCTTCTCATTTGGCCACTATTTTGACCCGAAACTGATGGGCTATGCCTCGTTGCGTGTGCTCAATCAGGAAGTGCTGGCACCCGGTGCCGCCTTCCAGCCACGTACCTATCCACAGGTTGATGTGCTCAACCTGGTGCTACAGGGTGAGGCGGAGTACCGCGACAGTGACGGTAACCATATCATCGCCCGTGCCGGTGAAGCGCTGCTGCTGTCGGCGCGCCAGGGCGTGAGCTATAGCGAAATCAACCTCAGCAAAGATCAACCGCTGACCAGGATGCAGCTGTGGCTGTCAGCCTGTCCGGAGCGTGAGAATCCGCTGTTGCAGAAAATGGCGTTGCCAGAGCAAACCGCTTTCCTGCTGGCCTCGCCAGATGGCGCAGAAGGCAGCCTGCAACTGCGTCAGCAGGTGTGGGTACATCAGGTGACGCTGGCACCCGGTGAGCAGCACAGCGTGAAGCTGCATGGGCCACGCGCTTATCTGCAATCGATCCACGGTTCGCTTGATGTGCTGGCCAGCAGCAATCATCAGGAAAAACTGAGCTGCGGTGATGGTGCGTTTCTGGCGGAAGAACAGCAGATTACGCTACAGGCTAAAACGCCGTTGCGTGCGCTGGTGATTGATATTCCGGTGTGA
- a CDS encoding LysR family transcriptional regulator: MAKERALTLEALRVMDAIDRRGSFAAAADELGRVPSALSYTMQKLEEELDVVLFDRSGHRTKFTNVGRMLLERGRVLLEAADKLTTDAEALARGWETHLTIVTEALVPTEHLFPLVTKLADKANTQISLVTEVLAGAWERLEQGRADIVIAPDMHFRASTEINTRKLYSMMSVYVASPDHPIHQEAEPQSEVTRVKYRGIAVADTARERPVLTVQLLDKQQRLTVSSMDDKRRALLAGLGVATMPYSLVEQDIAEGRLRVVSAEYTREVDIIMAWRRDSMGEAKAWCLREIPRLLAKKG; encoded by the coding sequence ATGGCAAAAGAGCGCGCGTTAACCCTTGAAGCTTTACGTGTGATGGATGCTATTGACCGGCGTGGCAGCTTTGCGGCAGCGGCCGACGAGCTGGGACGCGTGCCTTCAGCCCTGAGTTACACCATGCAGAAGCTGGAAGAGGAGCTGGATGTGGTGTTGTTTGACCGCTCCGGCCATCGCACCAAATTCACCAATGTCGGCCGCATGTTGCTGGAACGTGGCCGGGTGTTGCTCGAAGCCGCCGATAAACTCACCACCGATGCCGAAGCGCTGGCACGCGGCTGGGAAACCCATCTCACCATCGTCACCGAGGCGCTGGTGCCGACTGAACACCTGTTCCCGCTGGTAACCAAACTGGCGGACAAAGCCAACACGCAGATTTCACTGGTCACCGAAGTGCTGGCCGGTGCCTGGGAGCGGCTGGAGCAGGGTCGCGCCGATATCGTGATTGCGCCGGATATGCATTTCCGCGCCTCAACTGAAATCAACACCCGTAAGTTGTACAGCATGATGAGCGTGTATGTGGCCAGCCCGGATCATCCCATTCATCAGGAAGCCGAGCCGCAATCTGAAGTCACGCGCGTCAAATATCGCGGCATTGCCGTCGCCGATACCGCCCGTGAACGTCCGGTGCTGACTGTGCAGCTGCTGGATAAACAACAACGTCTGACGGTAAGCAGCATGGATGACAAACGCCGTGCGCTGCTGGCAGGGCTGGGTGTGGCAACCATGCCCTATTCGCTGGTGGAGCAGGATATTGCCGAAGGACGCTTGCGCGTGGTGAGTGCGGAATATACCCGCGAAGTGGATATCATCATGGCATGGCGGCGCGACAGCATGGGCGAAGCCAAAGCCTGGTGCCTGCGCGAAATCCCGCGCCTGCTGGCGAAAAAGGGCTAA
- a CDS encoding BglG family transcription antiterminator — protein MRFPNQRLAQLFAALQNETLPQDELARRFSVSTRTVRTDITALNALLAQHGAQFVLARGAGYQLKVDDARRFGQLQAQTAAPLRVPRTSPDRVRYLLSRFLTAAYSLKLEDLSEEWFVSRATLQSDMAEVREWLGRYHLNIETKPRYGMKLFGSEAAIRTCLTDLLWQIDQDTPDSPLLTVEALHSGMLEQLQPLLQQCFAHHAIRLSDEGERYLQIYCAVAVRRISEGFPLNDPGAEDVGEEVREAAHQLVELMLPLVGKPISQAEENWLRVNIAARQIQALAPSTINADDADALVDYLLSYINTHYNYRLQQDEQLRADLLTHIKTMITRVRYQIHIPNPLLNNIKQHYPMAYDMTLAAVTSWGKYTPYTISENEIGFLVLHIGVGLERHYDVGYQRHPQVLLVCDSGNSTLRMIEALLLRKYPQLQVTARLSQREYEALDFIEEDFVISTARLTEKNSPVVVMSPFPTEFQLEQLGKLVLVDRTRPYMLEKYFDAQHFLVVDQPMTQSALFHQLCDQLQQEGYVDDDFYPSVEEREAIVSTMLGEGIALPHSLGLLAKKTVVYTVLAPQGISWGDETASVIFLLAISKSEYEEAMAIYDLFVTFLRERAMTRLRDCGDFASFKAVAMDCLSRL, from the coding sequence TTGAGATTCCCTAACCAGCGTCTGGCCCAACTTTTCGCTGCTCTGCAAAATGAAACGCTGCCGCAGGATGAGCTGGCGCGGCGTTTCTCCGTCTCGACGCGCACGGTGCGTACCGACATCACGGCACTGAATGCGCTGCTGGCGCAGCACGGCGCGCAGTTTGTGCTGGCGCGTGGCGCGGGGTATCAGCTGAAAGTAGATGACGCACGGCGTTTTGGTCAGTTGCAGGCACAAACCGCCGCGCCGCTGCGCGTGCCCCGCACCTCGCCAGATCGCGTGCGTTATCTGCTCAGCCGCTTCCTGACGGCGGCGTATTCGCTCAAGCTGGAAGATCTGTCGGAAGAGTGGTTTGTCAGCCGCGCTACGCTACAAAGCGATATGGCCGAAGTGCGAGAATGGCTGGGGCGCTATCACCTGAATATCGAAACCAAGCCGCGCTACGGCATGAAACTGTTTGGTAGCGAGGCGGCGATTCGCACCTGCCTGACCGACCTGCTGTGGCAGATCGATCAGGACACGCCGGATAGCCCGCTGCTGACGGTGGAAGCGCTGCACAGCGGAATGCTGGAGCAGCTGCAACCGCTGTTGCAGCAATGCTTTGCCCATCACGCCATTCGTCTGAGCGATGAAGGTGAGCGCTATCTGCAAATCTATTGCGCGGTGGCGGTGCGGCGTATCAGCGAAGGCTTTCCGCTAAACGACCCCGGTGCCGAGGATGTGGGGGAAGAGGTGCGTGAAGCGGCACACCAGCTGGTTGAGCTGATGCTGCCGCTGGTCGGCAAACCGATTTCACAGGCGGAAGAGAACTGGCTGCGCGTCAATATCGCCGCCCGCCAGATTCAGGCGCTGGCACCCAGCACCATTAACGCTGACGATGCCGATGCGCTGGTGGATTACCTGCTGAGTTATATCAACACCCACTACAACTACCGCCTGCAACAGGATGAGCAGCTGCGCGCCGATTTGCTCACCCATATTAAAACCATGATCACCCGGGTGCGTTACCAGATCCACATCCCCAATCCGTTACTGAACAACATCAAGCAGCATTATCCGATGGCCTATGACATGACGCTGGCGGCGGTCACCAGTTGGGGCAAATATACGCCGTACACCATCAGCGAAAACGAAATCGGTTTTCTGGTGCTGCATATCGGTGTGGGGCTGGAGCGCCATTATGACGTGGGCTATCAGCGCCATCCGCAGGTGCTGCTGGTGTGTGACAGCGGTAACTCCACGCTGCGGATGATTGAGGCGCTGCTGCTGCGTAAGTATCCGCAATTACAGGTGACGGCGCGTCTGTCACAGCGTGAATATGAGGCGCTCGATTTTATTGAAGAAGATTTTGTTATCTCCACCGCACGGCTGACCGAGAAAAACAGCCCGGTGGTGGTGATGTCGCCGTTTCCCACCGAATTCCAGCTGGAGCAACTGGGCAAACTGGTGCTGGTGGACCGCACCCGTCCTTACATGCTGGAGAAATACTTCGACGCGCAACATTTTCTGGTGGTGGATCAGCCGATGACGCAATCGGCATTGTTTCACCAGCTGTGTGACCAGCTGCAACAGGAAGGCTATGTCGACGACGATTTTTATCCGTCGGTAGAGGAGCGCGAAGCGATTGTCAGCACCATGCTGGGTGAGGGGATTGCCTTACCACACTCGCTGGGGTTGCTGGCGAAGAAAACCGTGGTCTACACCGTGCTGGCTCCGCAGGGAATTAGCTGGGGCGATGAAACCGCCTCGGTGATTTTCCTGCTGGCAATTAGCAAAAGCGAATATGAAGAGGCGATGGCGATTTACGATTTGTTCGTCACCTTCCTGCGTGAACGGGCGATGACTCGGCTGCGCGACTGTGGCGATTTCGCCAGCTTTAAGGCGGTGGCGATGGATTGTCTGAGCCGTCTGTAA
- the dagF gene encoding 2-dehydro-3-deoxy-phosphogluconate aldolase, with product MTLTPNFYQGRLCLNVLAGSKQNARDIWQAAEGHVLVGVLSKNYATTEAAIDDMREYAGLIDNAISVGLGAGDPNQSAMVSAIAAAIQPQHVNQVFTGVATSRALLGQNETVVNGLISPTGTPGLVKISTGPRSAQGPDALVPIDSAIALLQDMGGSSVKYFPMGGLKAVDEYRAVAEACARHDFWLEPTGGIDLSNFEEIVRIALEAGVSKVIPHVYSSIIDSATGDTRIDDVRQLLATCKKLL from the coding sequence ATGACTCTGACACCGAATTTTTATCAGGGCCGTTTGTGCCTCAATGTGCTGGCGGGTTCAAAGCAGAATGCGCGCGACATCTGGCAGGCGGCGGAAGGCCATGTGCTGGTGGGCGTATTATCAAAAAACTATGCCACCACCGAAGCGGCCATCGACGATATGCGCGAGTACGCTGGGCTGATTGATAACGCCATTTCCGTTGGGCTGGGTGCCGGAGATCCCAATCAGTCGGCGATGGTGAGCGCGATTGCGGCAGCGATTCAGCCGCAGCACGTTAACCAGGTATTTACCGGCGTCGCCACCAGCCGTGCGTTGCTCGGGCAGAACGAAACTGTGGTCAACGGTCTGATTTCGCCTACCGGTACGCCGGGTCTGGTAAAAATCTCTACCGGACCGCGCAGTGCCCAGGGGCCAGATGCCCTCGTACCGATCGATAGCGCCATCGCGCTGCTTCAGGATATGGGCGGCAGCTCGGTGAAATATTTCCCGATGGGGGGATTAAAAGCGGTGGATGAATATCGTGCCGTGGCGGAAGCCTGTGCGCGTCATGACTTCTGGCTGGAACCGACCGGCGGTATCGATCTCAGCAACTTTGAGGAGATCGTGCGCATTGCGCTGGAGGCGGGCGTCAGTAAAGTGATTCCGCATGTCTATAGTTCCATTATCGATAGCGCCACCGGCGACACGCGCATTGACGATGTCCGTCAGCTTCTGGCAACGTGCAAAAAGCTGTTGTAG
- a CDS encoding DgaE family pyridoxal phosphate-dependent ammonia lyase yields MSSIYEKYGLKQVINASGRMTILGVSTPAADVVDTVKYGLNHYFEMKDLVDKTGAYIAQLLQVENAVVVSCASAGIAQSVAAVIVKDNAWLLENLHAAPLSVPHDIVVPKGHNVNFGAPVGTMVALGGGRLVEAGYSNECSPEQLAAAITPTTAALLYIKSHHCVQKSHLSVEQAAVVARKHGIPLIVDAAAEEDLQCYYQMGADLVIYSGAKAIEGPTSGLVIGRTQYVEWVKRQSNGIGRAMKVGKEGILGLTQAIENYLVQEKTTGAQMVEKMTPFIANLNTLKGVSARVVWDAAGRDIARAEIKFDEGQTGWGTGELVQALKTGVIAIYFRGYKANEGIIEADVRSVSADQLHTIFTAIQALLNGEKQA; encoded by the coding sequence ATGTCTTCGATTTATGAAAAATATGGCCTGAAACAGGTCATTAATGCCTCCGGTCGCATGACCATTCTCGGCGTATCAACACCGGCAGCGGATGTGGTGGATACCGTGAAATACGGCCTCAACCACTACTTTGAGATGAAAGATCTGGTTGATAAGACCGGCGCGTATATCGCGCAGCTGTTGCAGGTGGAGAATGCGGTAGTGGTGTCCTGCGCCTCTGCGGGGATTGCGCAGAGCGTGGCGGCGGTGATCGTCAAAGATAACGCCTGGCTGCTGGAGAACCTGCATGCCGCTCCGCTGAGCGTGCCGCACGACATCGTGGTGCCGAAGGGGCATAACGTCAATTTTGGCGCCCCTGTGGGCACCATGGTTGCGCTGGGGGGCGGACGGCTGGTGGAAGCAGGCTACAGCAACGAATGCTCGCCAGAACAGCTGGCAGCCGCGATTACGCCGACCACGGCCGCGCTGCTGTACATCAAATCACACCATTGCGTGCAAAAAAGCCATCTCAGCGTCGAACAGGCGGCAGTGGTGGCACGTAAACACGGCATTCCGTTGATTGTCGATGCCGCGGCTGAAGAAGATTTGCAGTGCTATTACCAGATGGGTGCTGACCTGGTGATCTACAGCGGCGCGAAAGCGATTGAAGGGCCGACCAGCGGGCTGGTGATTGGCCGCACGCAATATGTTGAGTGGGTGAAGCGTCAGAGCAACGGTATTGGTCGCGCCATGAAAGTGGGCAAAGAGGGCATCCTCGGTCTGACCCAGGCGATTGAAAACTATCTGGTGCAGGAAAAAACCACGGGCGCGCAAATGGTGGAAAAAATGACGCCGTTTATCGCCAACCTCAACACCCTGAAGGGCGTGAGTGCACGGGTGGTATGGGATGCCGCCGGACGTGACATCGCGCGCGCCGAGATTAAGTTTGACGAAGGGCAAACAGGCTGGGGCACCGGCGAGCTGGTACAGGCGCTGAAAACCGGCGTTATCGCCATCTACTTCCGTGGCTACAAAGCCAACGAAGGCATTATTGAAGCCGATGTGCGCAGCGTCAGCGCCGATCAGCTGCATACCATTTTTACCGCCATCCAGGCATTGCTCAATGGAGAGAAACAGGCATGA
- a CDS encoding amidohydrolase/deacetylase family metallohydrolase → MFDVILRRARLCDEQLVDIAWQDGKIAAVGEVHGPAAQERDLAGRYYVSAGWIDSHVHCYPKSPIYHDDADAIGVAQGVTTVIDAGSTGADDIDDFYQLTRQVTTDVRALINIARTGIVTQNELADMAQIDGEAVVQAVQRHPDFIVGLKARMSSSVVGENGIQPLIRAKAIQQAAGHLPLMVHIGNNPPVLEEIADLLTSGDIITHCYNGKPNRILTPQGELKAAVKNAIARGVRLDIGHGSASFSFEVARQAIAQGILPDTISSDIYCRNRLNGPVHSLAHVMSKFFSIGMTLAQVIDCVTWKAAEGLRLAHKGRLAVGYDADLTIFTVKEEARPFVDAEGEQVLGEQHVLPLAAVVAGQWHLTDEGKTNHVFDL, encoded by the coding sequence ATGTTTGATGTGATTCTGCGCCGTGCGCGTTTGTGCGACGAACAATTGGTCGATATTGCGTGGCAGGACGGCAAGATTGCTGCGGTGGGCGAGGTACACGGCCCGGCAGCACAAGAGCGCGATCTGGCCGGGCGTTACTACGTCAGCGCAGGCTGGATCGACAGCCATGTGCACTGCTACCCAAAATCACCGATTTACCATGATGACGCCGATGCGATTGGTGTGGCGCAGGGTGTCACCACGGTGATCGATGCTGGTAGCACCGGGGCGGATGACATTGACGATTTTTATCAGCTTACGCGCCAGGTCACCACGGACGTACGTGCGCTGATCAACATCGCCCGCACCGGCATTGTCACGCAGAACGAACTGGCCGATATGGCGCAGATTGACGGCGAGGCGGTGGTACAGGCGGTGCAGCGTCACCCGGATTTTATTGTTGGCCTGAAAGCGCGCATGAGCAGCAGCGTAGTCGGCGAAAACGGCATCCAGCCGTTAATCCGCGCCAAAGCCATTCAGCAGGCTGCCGGTCATCTGCCGCTGATGGTGCATATCGGTAATAACCCGCCGGTGCTGGAAGAAATCGCCGACCTGCTGACCTCCGGCGACATCATCACCCATTGTTACAACGGCAAACCCAACCGCATCCTCACGCCGCAGGGCGAACTGAAAGCGGCAGTGAAAAACGCCATCGCACGCGGTGTGCGGCTGGATATCGGTCACGGTAGCGCCAGCTTCAGCTTTGAAGTGGCTCGTCAGGCGATTGCCCAGGGCATTCTGCCGGACACCATCAGCTCGGATATCTACTGCCGCAACCGTCTCAACGGACCGGTGCACAGCCTGGCGCATGTGATGTCGAAATTTTTCAGCATCGGTATGACGCTGGCGCAGGTGATCGACTGCGTCACCTGGAAAGCCGCTGAAGGGCTGCGTCTGGCGCACAAAGGGCGGCTGGCCGTGGGCTATGACGCCGACCTGACCATTTTTACCGTCAAAGAAGAAGCCCGCCCGTTCGTCGATGCGGAAGGCGAACAGGTGCTGGGTGAACAACATGTGTTGCCGCTGGCTGCCGTAGTGGCGGGCCAGTGGCATCTGACTGATGAAGGGAAAACCAATCATGTCTTCGATTTATGA
- a CDS encoding DUF4310 family protein has protein sequence MNENKGFWYADWSFPIFVGLLSAGVFAGTHMYYLYGIGAFNEVAFVSMLRSGMETGVYGAVAAFGASFLFARIIEGSLVGILDIGGAIQTGIGLGVPALLLGAGIVFPVANFAASLATGLVLGLAVGYIIILARKFTINQSDSTYGADVMMGAGNASGRFLGPLIILSAMAASIPIGLGSLVGALLFYLWNKPITGGAILGAMVLGAIFPVSL, from the coding sequence ATGAACGAAAACAAAGGGTTCTGGTACGCCGACTGGTCTTTCCCGATCTTTGTCGGCTTGCTCTCTGCCGGTGTGTTTGCCGGTACGCATATGTACTACCTGTACGGCATTGGTGCCTTTAACGAGGTGGCGTTTGTCTCGATGCTGCGTTCCGGCATGGAAACCGGCGTCTACGGTGCGGTGGCGGCTTTCGGTGCCAGCTTCCTGTTTGCCCGCATCATTGAAGGTTCGCTGGTGGGGATTCTCGACATCGGCGGAGCGATTCAGACCGGTATCGGCCTCGGTGTTCCGGCACTGCTGCTGGGCGCGGGGATTGTCTTTCCGGTGGCGAACTTTGCTGCTTCGCTGGCGACCGGCCTGGTGCTGGGTCTGGCGGTCGGCTACATCATCATTCTGGCGCGTAAGTTCACCATTAATCAGAGTGACTCCACCTACGGTGCCGACGTGATGATGGGGGCCGGTAACGCCTCTGGTCGCTTCCTGGGTCCGTTGATCATCCTGTCGGCAATGGCGGCATCGATTCCTATCGGACTCGGTTCGCTGGTCGGTGCGCTGCTGTTCTACCTGTGGAATAAGCCGATTACCGGTGGCGCGATCCTCGGTGCCATGGTGCTGGGTGCGATCTTCCCGGTTTCTCTCTGA
- a CDS encoding DUF4311 domain-containing protein, which translates to MFLIILFKSLIIGGLVGVGVGAGAARMFHAPTTQGMGAFRTLGELNSCEGDPASHFSFGLGFFFNAWASSVAAGSFTQDVDHRILPNWGAAALMVKNRNVAETLHNPKKMAIACGIIGMIVVAFLNSTASAVPAALQVTAVKVLVPAANLLVNTVMPVIFWLAAIDAGKKSGFWATIFGGLAQLIMGNAVPGLVLGILIGKGVEESGWNKVTKVMMTAIVLLFVLSGFFRGFDMKLLQSFQLGIPGWLDMIHNSLSGK; encoded by the coding sequence ATGTTTTTAATTATTTTGTTTAAGTCGTTAATCATTGGCGGGTTGGTAGGGGTTGGCGTCGGAGCAGGTGCCGCACGCATGTTTCACGCACCTACCACGCAGGGCATGGGCGCGTTCCGTACGCTGGGCGAGCTTAACTCCTGTGAAGGCGATCCAGCATCGCACTTCTCCTTTGGTCTCGGCTTTTTCTTTAACGCCTGGGCTTCATCCGTGGCGGCGGGTTCATTCACGCAAGACGTTGACCATCGCATCCTGCCCAACTGGGGCGCGGCGGCACTGATGGTGAAAAACCGCAACGTAGCAGAAACACTACACAACCCGAAAAAGATGGCCATTGCCTGCGGCATCATCGGCATGATCGTGGTGGCCTTCCTCAACAGCACCGCCTCTGCCGTCCCGGCGGCTTTGCAGGTCACCGCCGTTAAAGTGCTGGTTCCTGCGGCCAACTTGCTGGTGAACACCGTGATGCCGGTGATTTTCTGGCTGGCGGCGATTGATGCCGGTAAGAAATCAGGCTTCTGGGCCACCATTTTTGGCGGCCTGGCGCAGTTGATCATGGGCAACGCCGTACCTGGTCTGGTACTGGGCATCCTGATCGGTAAAGGCGTCGAAGAAAGCGGTTGGAACAAAGTCACCAAAGTGATGATGACCGCGATCGTGCTGCTGTTCGTGCTGAGTGGCTTCTTCCGCGGCTTCGACATGAAACTGCTGCAATCCTTCCAGCTTGGTATTCCTGGCTGGCTGGACATGATCCACAACAGCCTCAGCGGCAAATAA
- a CDS encoding DUF4312 family protein, whose amino-acid sequence MKQQYVTQVTVQGAGDTKAKAFADALSRVQQQVLRTTQKILLRIEPQDVRVLRAQERVKTEKFLFFFLARERRNYSVELEITVSVTVIDTEQVEFTAAP is encoded by the coding sequence ATGAAACAACAATACGTGACTCAGGTGACGGTGCAGGGCGCAGGCGATACCAAAGCCAAAGCCTTTGCCGATGCCCTGAGTCGGGTGCAGCAGCAAGTGCTGCGCACCACGCAAAAGATTCTGCTGCGCATTGAACCCCAGGATGTTCGGGTGCTGCGCGCGCAGGAACGCGTCAAGACGGAGAAATTTTTGTTCTTTTTCCTCGCGCGTGAGCGACGGAACTACAGCGTCGAGCTGGAGATTACCGTCAGCGTCACCGTGATCGATACCGAACAGGTGGAATTCACGGCGGCACCTTAA
- a CDS encoding SFCGS family glycine-rich protein, protein MVTVVIGDRLGKGQKVAAGVEKAGGRAVVVPGVAADMKLGDVMKAENADFGISFCGSGGAGAITAQNKYGYKAKHGMRSIDEGVTAINEGATVLGFGFMDKEELGERLVQAWTKKHGS, encoded by the coding sequence ATGGTAACGGTAGTGATTGGCGATCGTCTGGGTAAAGGGCAAAAAGTGGCGGCAGGTGTCGAGAAAGCCGGTGGCCGTGCGGTGGTGGTACCGGGCGTGGCGGCGGATATGAAGCTGGGCGACGTAATGAAAGCGGAAAACGCCGACTTTGGCATCTCCTTCTGCGGCAGTGGCGGCGCAGGTGCCATCACCGCGCAGAACAAATATGGCTACAAAGCGAAACACGGCATGCGTTCGATTGATGAAGGCGTTACGGCAATCAACGAAGGTGCCACGGTGCTTGGCTTCGGCTTTATGGACAAAGAAGAGCTGGGTGAACGGCTGGTGCAGGCCTGGACGAAAAAACACGGCAGCTAA
- a CDS encoding glycine dehydrogenase encodes MSSEAVPLKQSTPEAIQALADNVMTQIAALYAAHHIEPNAVQQQMLTSHVRAMASRSLTGEALPEVEAELFEDISPETMALAQQVVDLFGNLPREEAWLLSVHIEVARSN; translated from the coding sequence GTGAGTAGTGAAGCAGTTCCGCTGAAACAGAGCACGCCGGAAGCGATTCAGGCTCTGGCGGATAACGTGATGACGCAGATTGCCGCGCTGTATGCGGCACACCACATCGAACCCAATGCGGTGCAGCAGCAAATGCTGACCTCACACGTGCGGGCCATGGCCTCGCGCTCCCTCACCGGGGAAGCCTTACCGGAAGTGGAAGCGGAGCTATTTGAGGATATCTCGCCCGAGACGATGGCACTGGCACAGCAGGTGGTGGATCTGTTCGGCAACCTGCCACGCGAAGAGGCGTGGTTATTGTCGGTACACATTGAAGTTGCAAGGTCGAATTAG
- the cybC gene encoding cytochrome b562: MRKHVIAMLSLSLLFSSASLYAADLEKDMDTLKDGLSTVKKASDAQEMQTALGKMRQAAEDAKKSTPEKLEGQPADSAQIKDFHAGLDSLIAQIDVVDQLAQANKLDEAKTEAKKLEDIRNANHKKFR; the protein is encoded by the coding sequence ATGCGTAAGCATGTGATTGCAATGTTGTCTCTCTCGCTGTTGTTCTCCAGTGCCAGCCTGTATGCGGCTGACCTGGAAAAAGATATGGATACCCTCAAAGATGGCCTGAGCACGGTGAAAAAAGCCTCCGATGCCCAGGAAATGCAAACCGCGCTCGGCAAGATGCGTCAGGCGGCGGAGGATGCAAAAAAATCCACGCCGGAAAAGCTGGAAGGTCAGCCTGCTGATAGCGCTCAGATCAAGGATTTCCACGCCGGACTGGATTCGCTGATCGCCCAGATTGATGTGGTGGATCAACTGGCTCAAGCCAACAAACTGGACGAGGCTAAAACCGAAGCGAAGAAACTGGAAGATATTCGCAACGCCAACCATAAGAAATTCCGCTGA